A genomic window from Osmerus eperlanus chromosome 5, fOsmEpe2.1, whole genome shotgun sequence includes:
- the dnaja2b gene encoding dnaJ homolog subfamily A member 2b: protein MSNVVDTKLYDILGVSPSASENELKKAYRKLAKEYHPDKNPDAGDKFKEISFAYEVLTNPEKKELYDRYGEQGLREGGGGGAGMDDIFSHIFGGGLFGFMGGQGRGARNGGRRRGEDMVHPLKVSLEDLYNGKTTKLQLSKNVLCVSCNGQGGKAGAVQKCVACRGRGMRIMIRQLAPGMVQQMQSVCTDCNGEGEVINEKDRCKKCEGRKVSKETKLLEVHVDKGMRHGQKITFTGEADQAPGTEPGDIVLVLQEKEHEDFRRDGNDLHMTQRIGLVEALCGFQIAVTHLDGRQLAVKYPPGKVIEPGCIRVVKGEGMPQYRNPFEKGDLFIKFDVQFPDNNWISPEKLTELEDLLPGRAEVPVISADAEEVDLQDHDRGSGAGAGARREAYNDSSDEEGGPQGPGVQCAHQ from the exons ATGTCGAACGTGGTGGATACTAAGCTCTACGACATCCTAGGAGTTTCGCCCTCCGCCTCCGAAAACGAGCTGAAAAAG GCATATCGCAAATTGGCCAAAGAGTATCATCCCGACAAGAATCCTGATGCCGGGGACAAG TTTAAGGAGATCAGTTTTGCCTACGAGGTGTTGACAAACCCAGAGAAGAAGGAATTGTACGATCGCTATGGGGAGCAGGGGCtacgggagggtggaggtggaggagctggcatGGATGATATCTTCTCCCACATCTTCGGCGGGGGGCTCTTTGGGTTCATGGGGGGTCAAGGCAGGGGGGCCCGCAACGGGGGccggaggagaggcgaggacaTGGTGCACCCCTTAAA GGTCTCCCTGGAAGACCTCTACAACGGCAAAACCACCAAACTCCAGCTTAGCAAAAATGTCCTGTGTGTTAGCTGCAATGG TCAGGGGGGTAAGGCTGGAGCAGTGCAGAAGTGTGTAGCTTGCCGAGGGAGAGGCATGAGGATTATGATCAGACAGCTGGCTCCTGGCATGGTCCAGCAGATGCAGTCAGTCTGCACAGACTGCAACGGAGAGG GCGAGGTGATCAACGAAAAGGACCGCTGTAAGAAGTGCGAGGGCCGCAAGGTGTCCAAGGAGACCAAGCTCTTGGAGGTGCACGTGGACAAAGGCATGAGACACGGCCAGAAGATCACCTTCACCGGGGAGGCGGACCAAGCGCCAGGCACTGAACCTGGGGACATCGTTCTGGTgctgcaggagaaggagcaTGAG GACTTCCGTCGGGACGGCAACGACTtacacatgacccagcgcatcGGCCTGGTCGAGGCTCTCTGTGGCTTCCAGATTGCCGTCACACACCTGGATGGACGCCAGCTTGCGGTCAAATACCCCCCTGGCAAAGTCATTGAGCCAG ggtgtaTACGGGTCGTTAAGGGAGAGGGCATGCCCCAGTACAGGAACCCGTTTGAGAAGGGAGACCTGTTCATCAAgtttgatgttcagttccctgACAACAACTGGATTAGCCCTGAAAAACTCACT GAACTGGAGGACCTGCTCCCTGGACGTGCGGAGGTTCCGGTAATCTCCGCGGACGCCGAGGAGGTTGACCTGCAGGATCATGACCGGGGGTCTGGGGCCGGAGCCGGGGCTAGGAGGGAGGCCTACAACGACAGCTCTGATGAAGAGGGGGGCCCACAGGGCCCAGGGGTGCAGTGTGCACATCAgtag
- the LOC134020644 gene encoding uncharacterized protein LOC134020644, producing MDLQEAQVSAVLPSLVDMREQHLLALRKEHEWDLRNPRLNCLLTLLTSEAPPIPSSLLPPDPCPEPSPPIPAQNNVTDTIPEQRAMDGNQVATDGRRERQDTCTGCGETFEDLPYLEILCIPPTVDSSNTHQASSHTSTEGESAHGLESAHGGVKVGQEGSPTKTPQIFEKQDSLITLAWSKPPEAAATDVSAAAMEQDSFCSVQGVSPCDTPGHSVGDTNPPEETGCGARQLEVLDSSLFQSSSKAGPGPRQTEGHTVNIGQRESATGGGDQALRTPLETGEAGCDVDLYTHTPVTHTETTGAVEVARTHSVPEEKAGMSSVPMEEESNDDILAAASSEFAYLGAVGGQPAEQEVCHPATEPWAQSGLDQSAVDQTESSVPESARMQESMLERERTREPVSVMERERTMRSLVDMQKKVEHKQQRDRERQLLRVQERLSIIHNRKSEEDLLGLKQKDRLRHLTHNLPQEDKSQQKTVVRERLEQVRRERSYVMQSKRDRNTAGFKELLAPVVLQGAETEEGAD from the exons ATGGATCTCCAGGAGGCCCAGGTCTCTGCAGTACTGCCCTCTCTGGTGGACATG agGGAGCAGCATCTACTGGCCCTGAGGAAGGAGCATGAGTGGGATCTCAGAAACCCTCGTCTCAACTGTCTGCTCACTCTCCTGACCTCGGAGGCCccgcccatcccctcctccctcctcccccctgacccctgcccgGAACCCTCTCCACCAATCCCAGCCCAGAATAATGTCACAGACACAATACCGGAGCAGAGGGCCATGGATGGGAACCAGGTTGCCACTgacgggaggagggagagacaggatacCTGTACAG gctgcGGAGAGACCTTTGAGGATCTGCCCTACCTGGAGATCCTATGCATCCCACCCACGGTGGATTCCTCCAACACCCACCAAGCCAGCTCCCACACCTCCACTGAAGGGGAGAGTGCACATGGATTGGAGAGTGCACATGGAGGGGTTAAGGTGGGCCAGGAGGGCAGTCCAACCAAGACACCCCAGATCTTTGAGAAACAGGACTCTCTCATCACCCTGGCCTGGAGCAAACCTCCAGAGGCAGCAGCTACA GACGTGTCTGCCGCAGCGATGGAGCAGGATTCCTTCTGCAGTGTGCAAGGTGTGAGTCCGTGCGACACACCTGGACACTCCGTTGGGGACACAAACCCCCCGGAGGAGACAGGCTGCGGGGCAAGACAGCTGGAGGTGCTCGACTCCTCTCTGTTCCAGTCTAGCTCGAAAGCTGGACCAGGACCCAGACAGACTGAAGGCCACACCGTCAACATCGGACAG AGAGAGTCTGCTACTGGTGGGGGTGACCAGGCCCTGAGGACGCCGCTGGAGACGGGAGAAGCAGGGTGTGATGTggatctgtacacacacaccccggtcacacacacagagaccacggGAGCTGTTGAAgtggcacgcacacactctgtgCCTGAGGAGAAGGCTGGGATGAGCAGTGTTCctatggaggaggagagcaatGATGACATACTCGCAGCGGCGTCCAGTGAGTTTGCTTACCTGGGCGCTGTGGGAGGGCAGCcagcagaacaggaagtgtgcCACCCAGCCACTGAGCCCTGGGCTCAAAGTGGACTGGATCAATCCGCTGTAGACCAG ACGGAATCAAGTGTCCCTGAGAGTGCGAGAATGCAAGAGTCtatgctagagagagagagaacccggGAGCCCGTCtctgtgatggagagggagagaacgatgCGCAGTCTGGTGGACATGCAGAAGAAGGTGGAGCacaagcagcagagagacagagagagacaactgctacgg GTTCAGGAGCGCCTGTCCATCATTCACAACAGGAAGTCAGAAGAAGACCTGCTGGGCctgaaacagaaagacaggctccgacacctcacacacaacctACCACAA GAGGATAAGAGTCAGCAGAAGACCGTGGTACGAGAGCGACTGGAGCAGGTGAGGAGGGAACGCTCCTATGTGATGCAGTCCAAACGAGACAG GAACACAGCAGGGTTCAAGGAGCTGCTGGCTCCGGTGGTCCTCCAGGGCGCCGAGACGGAGGAAGGGGCGGACTGA
- the kcp gene encoding kielin/chordin-like protein, with translation MDYLWLKTVLCLEISVCVLWSVSASLQTHSSRNHENVMDLLAALNMSHPIKGVSKTEGMEPGTVAFKFRMRAPHLTLPHQYSLSLASTLQSSMGVYLVGRQTENSSATLLSFSSSSSSLLLQLSSSTRSNFLRLDCHGCLGLTSVFFPGGSPFFGVGWVRVALVLEPERLALFVDCREAVVLWRRGEEKIKLDLPSDLVVTLASTQGDSHSRFTGYLQTAEISTRPYQKRPWNCDNITDSWSERERRPQQDVAEGQPQLHPQEAKEPQGDQPHRGVVLGPPAPPQVGLPSPQALGEERLKGLEERLEGLTRMLDMVKAQNVDLQERVLYLEGCECVRRRCVWEGREVEEGQRWETHLNTVCTCTSGQVVCEATTQGCHLDGRPHNTSFNTIDGCQTCDCNGGNKRCSTPPCPSLDCREQETPPGECCPRCRGCVHTGIRYDHGAKWRPVESPCSVCDCEEGRVRCEKEQCRPTCKNPAPPPPNSCCPVCHGCGLNGHDFRNGAVIPTGDRCQECVCVNGDVVCSPLHCPAPACQNPVHRPGDCCPRCEQCDFDSQVFLDGQTFPSRTDPCLRCQCLAGQVSCERVDASCPPLSCSHPAKTSGKCCPTCDMCEYERRVFDNGQVFNPAGSGPCLQCRCKDGYVRCHEERCPPVLCSNPIRDPQLCCPICKVCVLEGVEYEEDSQWQPDGPCSTCSCLNGETVCTHTQCPPVTCLHPTRSKGSCCAVCESCSFNQRIYRNGQTFSTPDRPCQTCSCVDGTVKCERSPCPPMNCSNPNTPHGECCPKCPDCSFENRVFVDGEAFPNPVSACEDCVCEEGRVQCHPSECPRPHCNAPLPGTCCQNNCNGCRYAGKEYPNGQEFPHPSDKCRTCHCINGNVQCLMKRCPPLQCSNPYMQPGECCPQCPAPPADCVYEGGPYRHTQRFYDPADTCRACLCTNGTVHCQRKPCPLATCSHPITQECCRTCDGCQYEGQEHANGASWRDVSDPCGVCVCREGSIHCEKKPCPQVSCTFPVQGECCMECRGCLFHGQLLPDSFEFVSEDDPCSVCSCDRGDVQCTELYCYNECTHPYRPPGSCCGECNRCFHNNVILTSGQSITDPSNPCSECTCQSGSLRCGPKPCPPAHCPHPITSSCACPVCEGCLFEGGTYADGQLFPATRARCEDCTCTRGQVVCVKRRCPAVSCPHPAVDGCECGVCDGCRFHGRDCTNGERFSDPADQCQRCTCLNGGVVCVSVPCPAVACASSVTPSGECCPVCSGVCLYQGNEHQSGTSFTPTYDPCSTCTCLNEVVSCQRKPCPSQCSHPVPAGGCCPVCDSCLYEGLVQPHRKTFSSTHNPCQRCTCIRGTVTCVPLLCPPTPCAQPRTPPGECCPQCTVCLLDGQEYSDGQLWTRTSNQCSTCSCKAGEVKCVSPECPTLLCMHQVTEPGACCPRCRGCMYDGEEYVEGSSWFADSTPCKSCMCVEGVTTCSEVRCLSPCINTISVPGECCPVCADCVFEGRVYGPGDSFNPASDPCQICTCEVMPDGEQHLRCYRKQCPSLVDCPKNNILLSGSDTCCPVCAQPLSNCTATLIGNEVLATDDPCFTCQCKDLTWTCLHQGCLPLNCPPNEQFTPPDSCCPVCDECVLEGGSKRVSNGESWTDIEDECITCTCNLGYVECSIAECVSTVCRDGLVRVKTPGKCCYECQDSSVSCVYQGSVYLSSEQWEVDECTSCTCVSGDVHCHSERCPPTACRPDETPAVVPGVCCPHCLPRPATCIAFGDPHYRTFDGRMLHFQGACTYVLAQDCEGGDFSIHTTNDDRGRKGVSWTKEVTVFIGDVVVQLLQDWIVKVNYEAVTLPFLREPYIYIERQTNTILLNTNIGLKVLWSGRSHLEVSVPGSYKNHTCGLCGNFNNYPQDDLRTPSRQISQSEAAFGNSWKVEGSNLSLSSCRGGEDVDPCKDAGYQARKGANARCKVLKSSVFTPCHRVLPPEAWYGACVYDLCACGANADECLCDTLEAYAGQCREAGVILQWRSPSLCAVGCPVERGFVFDECGPPCPVTCFNKNVPLGVIESHCFKPCVPGCQCPAGLVLHNNYCIPAEKCPKIIHGNP, from the exons ATGGATTATCTGTGGTTGAAGACCGTCCTATGCCTggagataagtgtgtgtgttctgtggagtGTTTCAGCGTCCCTACAGACCCATTCCAGCCGGAACCACGAGAATG TGATGGACCTCCTGGCTGCTCTTAACATGTCCCATCCTATCAAGGGAGTATCTAAGACCGAGGGAATGGAACCTGGAACTGTCGCTTTTAAATTCCGCATGCGTGCCCCCCACCTGACTCTCCCTCACCAATACTCCCTATCCCTGGCTTCCACACTACAAAGCAGCATGGGGGTGTACCTAGTGGGGCGTCAGACGGAAAACTCCTCTgccaccctgctctccttctcctcctcctcttcctccctcctcttacaGCTCTCGTCATCCACCCGCTCGAACTTCCTGCGTCTGGACTGCCATGGCTGCCTGGGGCTCACCAGCGTGTTCTTCCCAGGAGGGAGCCCTTTCTTTGGGGTTGGCTGGGTGCGGGTGGCCCTGGTGCTGGAGCCCGAGCGCCTGGCTCTGTTCGTAGACTGTAGAGAAGCGGTGGTtttatggaggagaggagaagagaagatcaAGCTGGATCTACCCTCAGATCTGGTCGTCACACTAGCCAGCACACAGGGGGACAGCCACAGCAGGTTTACT GGATATTTGCAGACAGCTGAGATCTCCACCCGGCCATATCAGAAGCGTCCGTGGAACTGTGACAATATAACAG ACAGTTGGAGTGAGAGGGAGCGACGCCCCCAACAAGATGTTGCTGAGGGCCAACCCCAGCTCCATCCCCAGGAGGCCAAGGAGCCTCAGGGTGACCAGCCCCACAGAGGTGTGGTCCTGGGGCCTCCTGCACCCCCTCAAGTGGGGCtgcccagcccccaggccctgggtgaggagaggcttaaggggctggaggagaggctggaggggctgaCTCGAATGCTGGATATGGTCAAGGCCCAG AATGTTGACCTGCAGGAGCGTGTGCTGTACCTGgagggctgtgagtgtgtgagacggcggtgtgtgtgggaggggcgtgaggtggaggaggggcagcgTTGGGAGACCCACCTGAACACTGTGTGTACCTGCACATCAGGACAGGTCGTCTGTGAGGCTACCACCCAGG GTTGTCATTTGGATGGCCGGCCCCATAATACCTCCTTCAACACCATCGACGGCTGTCAGACCTGTGACTGCAAC GGTGGTAATAAGCGgtgctccacccctccctgcccctcacttGACTGCAGGGAGCAGGAGACGCCCCCTGGAGAGTGCTGCCCTCGCTGCAGGG GATGTGTCCATACTGGCATCAGGTACGACCACGGAGCCAAGTGGAGACCGGTGGAGAGCCCGTGCAGTGTCTGTGACTGTGAG GAGGGCCGTGTTCGCTGTGAAAAGGAGCAGTGTCGCCCCACCTGTAAgaaccccgcccccccgccccccaactCCTGTTGCCCTGTCTGCcatg GCTGTGGGCTGAATGGCCATGACTTCCGCAATGGAGCAGTGATCCCAACAGGAGACCGctgtcaggagtgtgtgtgtgtg AATGGAGATGTGGTGTGTTCCCCGCTCCACTGCCCCGCCCCTGCTTGTCAAAACCCTGTGCATCGCCCCGGAGACTGTTGCCCACG gtgtgAGCAGTGTGACTTTGACTCCCAGGTGTTTCTGGATGGACAAACCTTCCCCTCCAGGACAGATCCCTGCCTACGCTGCCAGTGTTTA GCCGGCCAGGTGTCGTGTGAGAGGGTGGACGCCTCGTGTCCCCCTCTGTCCTGTAGCCACCCAGCCAAGACCAGCGGAAAATGCTGCCCCACCTGTGACA TGTGTGAATATGAGAGGAGGGTGTTTGATAACGGGCAGGTGTTTAACCCAGCGGGCAGCGGACCTTGTCTTCAGTGCAGGTGCAAG gatgGATATGTGAGGTGTCACGAGGAGAGGTGTCCGCCAGTGCTGTGCTCCAACCCTATCAGAGACCCTCAGCTCTGCTGCCCCATCTGCaaag tgtgtgtgttggagggtgtgGAGTATGAAGAGGACTCTCAATGGCAGCCTGACGGCCCCTGTTCCACCTGCTCCTGTCTGAACGGAGAgacagtgtgcacacacacgcagtgtcCCCCGGTTACCTGCCTACACCCCACCAGGAGCaaag GCTCCTGTTGCGCTGTGTGCGAGAGCTGCTCGTTTAACCAGCGTATCTATAGAAACGGACAGACCTTCTCCACCCCTGACAGACCCTGTCAGACCTGCAGCTGTGTG GATGGTACAGTGAAGTGTGAGAGATCACCTTGCCCACCAATGAACTGTTCGAACCCAAACACTCCTCATGGAGAGTGTTGCCCTAAATGCCCGG ACTGTTCCTTTGAGAATCGCGTGTTTGTGGATGGCGAGGCGTTCCCCAACcctgtgagtgcgtgtgaggaCTGCGTGTGTGAGGAAGGGCGGGTCCAATGCCACCCCTCCGAATGCCCCCGCCCTCATTGTAACGCCCCCCTCCCTGGCACCTGCTGTCAGAACAACTGCAACg GTTGTCGTTATGCGGGAAAGGAGTACCCCAATGGACAGGAGTTCCCACACCCTTCAGACAAGTGCAGGACATGCCACTGCATA AATGGTAACGTCCAGTGTTTGATGAAGAGGTGCCCCCCACTGCAGTGCTCCAACCCTTACATGCAGCCTGGAGAGTGCTGCCCCCAGTGTCCAG cTCCCCCTGCAGATTGTGTTTACGAGGGCGGaccgtacagacacacacagcgcttCTATGACCCCGCCGACACCTGCCGAGCATGCCTGTGCACCAACGGGACTGTCCACTGCCAACGCAAGCCCTGCCCACTGGCCACCTGCTCCCACCCAATCACACAGGAGTGCTGTCGGACATGTGATG gcTGCCAGTACGAGGGCCAGGAACACGCCAACGGGGCGTCCTGGAGGGATGTGTCCGACCCgtgcggagtgtgtgtgtgtcgggaagGCTCCATCCACTGCGAGAAAAAGCCCTGTCCACAAGTCTCCTGTACCTTCCCCGTGCAGGGCGAGTGCTGCATGGAATGTCGTG GCTGTCTATTCCACGGTCAACTGCTTCCTGACAGTTTTGAGTTTGTCTCTGAGGATGACCCGTGCTCTGTTTGCTCCTGCGACCGAGGGGACGTCCAATGCACTGAGCTGTACTGCTATAACGAGTGCACACACCCCTACAGGCCTCCCGGTAGCTGCTGTGGGGAGTGTAAtc GCTGTTTCCATAACAACGTGATCCTCACCAGTGGTCAGTCCATCACTGACCCCAGTAACCCCTGCTCAGAGTGCACctgccag AGCGGTTCGCTGAGGTGCGGGCCGAAGCCGTGCCCCCCAGCCCACTGCCCTCACCCAATCACCAGCTCCTGTGCCTGCCCTGTCTGTGAAG gttgtcTGTTTGAGGGAGGGACCTACGCTGATGGACAGCTGTTTCCTGCAACCAGAGCACGGTGCGAAGACTGCACATGCACA agggggcaggtggtgtgtgtgaagaggaggTGCCCGGCGGTGTCGTGCCCCCACCCTGCCGTGGACGGCTgtgagtgtggggtgtgtgacggATGTCGCTTCCACGGACGGGATTGCACCAACGGGGAACGCTTCTCTGACCCTGCAGACCAGTGTCAGCGCTGCACCTGCCTg aacgggggcgtggtgtgtgtgtccgtaccGTGCCCGGCCGTGGCGTGTGCTTCTTCCGTCACCCCCTCGGGGGAATGCTGTCCCGTGTGCAGTGGGGTGTGTCTGTACCAGGGGAACGAGCACCAGTCTGGGACCTCGTTCACCCCCACCTATGACCCCTGCTCCACCTGCACCTGTCTG aacGAGGTGGTGAGCTGTCAGAGGAAGCCCTGTCCGTCACAGTGTTCCCACCCAGTCCCAGCGGGGGGCTGCTGTCCCGTGTGTGACTCCTGTCTGTACGAGGGCCTGGTCCAGCCCCATAGGAAGaccttctcctccacacacaaccCCTGCCAGCGCTGCACCTGCATCAGGGGCACCGTCACCTGCgtgcccctcctctgcccccccaccccgtgCGCACAGCCCCGCACCCCCCCGGGAGAGTGCTGCCCCCAGTGCACAG TGTGTTTGCTGGATGGCCAGGAGTACAGTGATGGACAGCTGTGGACACGGACCTCCAACCAGTGTTCCACATGCTCCTGCAAG GCGGGGGaggtgaagtgtgtgtctccagagtgTCCGACGCTGCTCTGCATGCACCAAGTGACTGAGCCTGGGGCCTGTTGTCCACGATGCAGAG ggtgtatgTATGATGGGGAGGAGTACGTGGAGGGCAGTAGCTGGTTTGCAGACTCCACTCCCTGCAagtcatgcatgtgtgtggagggggtgaccACCTGCTCCGAGGTgcgctgtctctccccctgcatCAACACCATCAGCGTCCCTGGAGAGTGCTGTCCGGTGTGTGCAG actgtgtgtttgagggaagaGTGTACGGCCCAGGAGACAGCTTCAACCCAGCTAGTGATCCATGTCAGATCTGCACCTGtgag gtgaTGCCTGACGGGGAGCAGCACCTGAGGTGTTATCGTAAGCAGTGCCCCAGCCTGGTGGACTGTCCCAAGAACAACATCCTGCTCTCTGGGAGTGACACCTGCTGCCCTGTCTGCGCCC agcccCTTAGTAACTGCACAGCCACACTGATTGGAAACGAGGTCCTGGCCACAGATGACCCATGCTTCACCTGCCAGTGCAAG gaccTGACGTGGACATGTCTTCACCAGGGCTGCCTGCCGCTTAACTGTCCCCCCAACGAGCAGTTCACCCCCCCAGACTCttgctgtcctgtgtgtgatg AGTGCGTGCTGGAGGGAGGCAGCAAGCGCGTGTCCAATGGAGAGAGCTGGACTGACATCGAGGATGAGTGCATCACGTGCACCTGCAAC CTGGGCTATGTGGAGTGCAGCATCGCGGAGTGTGTGTCCACCGTGTGTCGGGACGGCCTGGTGAGAGTGAAGACTCCTGGGAAATGCTGCTATGAATGCCAAG actcCAGCGTGTCGTGTGTGTACCAGGGCTCAGTCTACTTGTCCAGTGAGCAGTGGGAGGTGGATGAGTGCACCAGCTGCACCTGCGTGTCTGGAGACGTGCACTGTCACAGCGAGCGCTGCCCTCCCACCGCCTGTAGACcc GATGAGACCCCTGCGGTGgtcccaggtgtgtgttgtCCCCACTGCCTGCCCCGGCCAGCCACCTGCATCGCATTCGGGGACCCCCACTACCGCACGTTTGATGGACGCATGCTGCACTTCCAGGGGGCGTGCACCTACGTGCTGGCGCAGGACTGTGAGGGCGGGGACTTTAG TATCCACACGACTAATGATGACCGCGGCCGTAAGGGAGTATCCTGGACCAAGGAGGTGACTGTCTTTATAGGAGATGTTGTGGTGCAGCTACTTCAGGACTGGATAGTgaag GTCAACTATGAGGCTGTGACCCTGCCCTTCCTCAGAGAACCCTACATCTACATAGAGCGCCAGACCAACACCATCCTGCTCAACACCAACATCGGCCTGAAG GTGTTGTGGAGTGGTCGTTCTCACCTGGAGGTGAGCGTTCCAGGCTCCTACAAGAATCACACCTGCGGCCTCTGTGGCAACTTCAACAATTACCCTCAAGACGACCTCCGCACCCCCAGCAGAcagatcagccaatcagaggcagccTTCGGGAACAGCTGGAAG GTGGAAGGTAGCAACCTTAGCCTATCCTCCTGTCGCGGTGGAGAAGATGTCGACCCCTGTAAGGATGCGGGCTACCAAGCCAGGAAGGGAGCGAACGCCCGCTGCAAGGTCCTAAAGTCCTCCGTGTTCACGCCGTGCCACCGCGTGCTGCCCCCGGAGGCGTGGTACGGAGCCTGCGTGTACGACCTGTGTGCCTGCGGGGCCAACGCTGACGAGTGTCTGTGCGACACCCTGGAGGCGTACGCTGGCCAGTGCAGAGAGGCCGGGGTCATACTGCAGTGGAGGAGCCCGTCGCTGTGTG cgGTGGGGTGTCCTGTGGAGAGGGGCTTTGTGTTTGACGAGTGTGGCCCCCCATGCCCAGTGACCTGCTTTAACAAGAATGTGCCACTAGGGGTGATAGAGAGCCACTGCTTCAAGCCCTGTGTGCCAGGCTGCCAGTGTCCTGCCGGCCTGGTCCTGCACAACAACTACTGTATACCAGCAGAGAAGTGTCCCAAGATCATTCATGGcaacccctaa